From a region of the Primulina eburnea isolate SZY01 chromosome 7, ASM2296580v1, whole genome shotgun sequence genome:
- the LOC140836791 gene encoding uncharacterized protein, with protein sequence MAEATSLNNSSNISHNNFGTTSNLVLVNPANQITHVKLGDDNFLLWQLQISSGINGLGLEYLLKEETPTPQKFLITEDVAETINPLYILWCRQDQLLFSFLLGSMAEGIQAQMIGCTTTAQLWSRITHLFATRSKARVMQYKLQLQTLKKGSLSMKDFLSKMKGYVDLLAVCGYSISDDDHVLYILGGVGVEYEAVVVHITSRVDALSTADVSALLMAHEARIESYTTNTDGSTPNINATTFSQSKGRDTPTQSFTPRGRGRGRFFRGGRKNWNNNNRPTCQICGHSGHVAEKCYYRFDKDFVPQHRNSGPPFQPTAHPNRGPPSAAVAMKQPDMLNEDWWFPDSGASHHVTNDLGNLTIGSEFTGEGSNTTEIQALIHRLNSEFSLKHLGDLSYFLGIEVSRPTRDTLFLSQAKYIQDLLSKTKMDKAKSLPTPMISSLKLSTREGDPFEDITLYRSTVGALQYLTFTRPDIAYSVNKVSQFMHHPLHLHWVAVKRILRYLNGTLHYGIHLTANSRLTLTGYSDADWGNDIDDRRSTSGFCWFLGNSPISWHSKKQTVVSRSSTEAEYRSLANATAELLWLKSILSELHIGSTNIPVIWCDNLSTIALSANPVWHSRTKHFELDFFFLREKVISNQMAVRYVPSCDQIADVLTKPLSAVSFTRFRTKLSVLLNPTLTLRGEVK encoded by the exons ATGGCGGAAGCTACCTCACTAAATAATTCCAGCAACATCTCCCATAACAATTTCGGCACCACCTCCAACCTTGTGCTAGTTAACCCAGCAAATCAGATCACCCACGTAAAACTTGGTGAtgataattttcttctttgGCAGCTTCAAATTTCTTCGGGAATTAATGGTCTGGGTCTGGAATATTTGCTTAAAGAAGAAACGCCCACTCCGCAAAAATTTTTGATTACAGAGGATGTGGCTGAAACAATTAATCCACTCTACATCTTGTGGTGTCGGCAAGACCAGCTTCTATTCTCTTTTCTGCTTGGTTCAATGGCCGAAGGTATTCAAGCCCAAATGATCGGTTGTACAACCACAGCTCAACTCTGGTCGCGAATCACACATCTCTTTGCCACCAGATCCAAGGCTCGTGTAATGCAGTACAAATTGCAATTACAAACACTGAAGAAGGGAAGTCTTAGCATGAAAGATTTCCTTAGCAAAATGAAAGGCTATGTTGATTTACTAGCTGTGTGTGGTTATTCAATTTCTGATGATGATCACGTGTTATACATTTTGGGAGGAGTTGGAGTGGAATATGAAGCTGTTGTGGTACATATTACCTCCAGAGTTGATGCTCTTTCAACCGCAGATGTTAGTGCTTTACTAATGGCACATGAGGCACGAATTGAGTCTTACACAACCAACACTGATGGAAGCACTCCTAACATCAATGCTACCACCTTCTCTCAATCAAAGGGCCGTGATACTCCAACTCAAAGTTTCACTCCTCGTGGCCGTGGCCGTGGCCGTTTCTTTAGAGGTGGAAGGAAAAACTGGAACAACAACAATCGCCCAACATGTCAAATCTGTGGGCACTCTGGACACGTTGCTGAAAAATGCTATTATCGTTTTGATAAAGATTTTGTTCCACAACACAGAAACTCAGGTCCTCCTTTCCAACCTACTGCCCATCCAAATCGAGGTCCTCCTTCTGCTGCAGTAGCCATGAAGCAACCAGACATGCTCAATGAAGATTGGTGGTTCCCTGACTCTGGAGCATCTCATCATGTCACCAATGATCTTGGTAATCTCACTATTGGATCTGAGTTCACAGGTGAAG GAAGCAATACTACAGAGATTCAAGCCCTTATTCATCGCCTGAACTCTGAGTTCTCATTAAAACACCTTGGTGATCTCTCATATTTTCTTGGTATAGAAGTCTCTCGGCCAACTCGGGACACTTTGTTTCTTTCTCAAGCAAAGTATATTCAAGATCTACTTTCGAAGACTAAGATGGACAAGGCCAAGTCCCTTCCTACTCCTATGATTTCTTCTCTCAAACTATCAACTCGAGAAGGCGATCCTTTTGAAGATATCACTCTTTATCGCAGCACTGTTGGTGCACTTCAATACTTGACATTCACAAGACCGGATATCGCTTATAGTGTGAATAAAGTGAGTCAGTTTATGCATCATCCACTTCACTTGCACTGGGTGGCTGTCAAAAGAATACTTCGTTATCTCAATGGCACTCTGCATTATGGAATTCATCTCACTGCCAACTCTAGGCTTACTTTGACAGGATATTCTGATGCCGATTGGGGAAATGACATTGATGATAGACGTTCTACTTCTGGTTTTTGTTGGTTTCTTGGCAACTCTCCTATCTCATGGCATTCTAAAAAGCAAACTGTTGTTTCTCGCTCGAGTACGGAAGCTGAGTATCGCAGCTTAGCCAATGCAACAGCTGAACTCCTTTGGCTTAAATCAATTCTGTCAGAACTTCACATTGGTTCCACTAACATCCCAGTTATATGGTGTGACAATCTCAGTACTATAGCTCTCAGTGCAAATCCGGTATGGCATTCTAGAACTAAACACTTTGAACTTGACTTTTTCTTTCTAAGAGAAAAGGTTATCTCCAATCAAATGGCAGTTCGATATGTTCCCTCTTGTGATCAAATCGCTGATGTTCTTACAAAGCCTCTCTCAGCCGTCTCCTTTACTCGCTTTCGGACCAAGCTCAGCGTTTTACTCAATCCCACGCTGACCTTGCGGGGGGAAGTTAAGTGA
- the LOC140836792 gene encoding protein TRANSPORT INHIBITOR RESPONSE 1-like isoform X1, producing MIVKDYNLLSTRVPVQGAHLTRMDPNPKKPNISTPDSAISNGSTHTYSSFPDEVLEKVLSLIDSHKDRNSVSLVCKNWYNAERWTRTNLFIGNCYSVSPEIVAKRFPIIKSVRLKGKPRFSDFNMLPRDWGADVNPWLVMFAKVYPFLEELRLKRMTVSDESLELLAKSFPGFKVLSLSSCDGFSDDGLNAIATHCMNLTELNVQDNVTEDIGGGWLSCFPDDFVSLEILNFASLNSEVSFDTLERLVSRCKSLRVLKVNESVNLEQLQRLLALAPQLTELGTGSFMQELAPRQYEELEISFRNCKDLHALSGLWEVTSPYLPTLYGACAGLTFLNLSDAALQSVEFSKLLAHCPNLRRLWVVDTVEDKGLEAVGSSCPLLEELRVFPADPYDRHHRHGVTDWGFLAVSRGCRKLHYVLYFCRRMTNAAVVTIVQNCPDFTHFRLCIMNPGQPDYLTNEPMDEAFAAVAKTCTKLQRLSVSGLLTDLTFEYIGKYAKNLETLSVAFAGSSDWGMQCVLEGCPKLRKLEIRDSPFGNAALLSGLEKYERMRSLWMSACNLTMKGCMLLARKMPRLNVEVIKDEESDDSQADKVYVYRSIAGPRQDAPPFVLTL from the exons ATGATTGTGAAAGATTACAATCTTCTCAGCACCCGAGTCCCTGTTCAAGGAGCCCATTTGACGCGCATGGATCCAAACCCCAAGAAACCCAATATTTCAACACCAGATTCAGCTATCTCGAATGGATCAACTCATACCTACTCGTCATTCCCTGATGAAGTCTTGGAAAAAGTTCTCTCACTCATAGATTCACACAAGGACAGAAACTCAGTCTCCCTCGTCTGCAAGAATTGGTATAATGCAGAGAGATGGACAAGAACAAATCTGTTTATAGGCAACTGCTATTCTGTATCTCCTGAGATTGTTGCTAAAAGGTTTCCAATAATTAAAAGTGTTAGACTAAAAGGAAAACCTAGATTTTCTGATTTCAATATGTTACCCAGAGATTGGGGTGCTGATGTGAATCCTTGGCTGGTCATGTTTGCAAAAGTTTACCCTTTTTTGGAGGAGCTGAGGTTAAAGAGAATGACTGTTAGTGATGAGAGCTTGGAGCTCTTGGCTAAGTCATTTCCGGGCTTCAAGGTTTTATCTTTGTCAAGTTGCGATGGATTCAGCGATGATGGACTCAATGCCATTGCCACTCATTGCAT GAACTTGACGGAGCTCAACGTACAGGACAATGTAACTGAGGACATTGGTGGAGGTTGGCTAAGCTGCTTTCCAGATGACTTTGTCTCATTAGAAATACTAAATTTTGCTAGCCTTAATAGTGAGGTAAGTTTTGACACCCTTGAGAGGCTTGTTAGTCGATGCAAATCATTAAGAGTTCTGAAGGTCAATGAGAGTGTTAACTTGGAACAATTACAACGGCTCCTTGCACTTGCTCCTCAATTAACGGAACTTGGTACTGGCTCTTTCATGCAAGAACTTGCGCCTCGGCAATACGAAGAACTTGAGATTTCATTTAGAAATTGTAAAGATCTCCATGCTCTTTCGGGTTTATGGGAAGTCACCTCTCCCTATCTTCCTACTCTTTATGGAGCATGTGCCGGTTTGACTTTCTTGAACTTAAGCGATGCCGCTCTTCAAAGTGTCGAATTTTCAAAACTTCTTGCTCACTGCCCCAATTTACGACGCCTTTGG gTAGTCGATACAGTTGAAGACAAAGGGCTTGAGGCCGTTGGATCCAGCTGCCCCTTACTCGAAGAACTCCGAGTCTTCCCTGCTGATCCTTATGACAGGCATCATCGCCACGGGGTGACAGATTGGGGATTCTTGGCCGTCTCTCGTGGATGTCGCAAACTACACTATGTCCTCTACTTTTGCCGTCGGATGACTAATGCCGCTGTTGTGACTATAGTCCAGAACTGCCCAGACTTTACCCATTTCCGTCTTTGCATAATGAATCCAGGCCAGCCAGACTACCTTACAAATGAACCTATGGATGAAGCATTCGCAGCTGTGGCTAAAACTTGCACTAAACTTCAGAGGCTATCGGTTTCTGGCCTTCTGACTGATCTTACATTCGAGTATATTGGGAAGTATGCCAAAAATCTCGAGACTCTTTCTGTGGCTTTTGCTGGCAGCAGTGATTGGGGGATGCAGTGTGTTTTAGAAGGTTGTCCAAAGTTAAGAAAGCTCGAGATAAGAGATTCCCCATTTGGTAATGCTGCACTTCTATCTGGGCTCGAGAAATACGAGAGGATGCGGTCTTTGTGGATGTCTGCCTGTAATTTAACCATGAAGGGGTGCATGCTGCTAGCAAGGAAGATGCCAAGATTGAATGTTGAAGTAATCAAAGACGAGGAAAGTGATGACAGTCAAGCTGACAAAGTTTACGTGTATCGGTCCATAGCAGGGCCAAGACAAGATGCTCCTCCTTTTGTTCTCACTCTTTGA
- the LOC140837413 gene encoding heat shock factor protein HSF30-like yields the protein MITGDVDGGGMRPASPTMSGDLDISECLKGLMGCMPPPFLLKTYNIVDDPKTNSIISWSSSGTSFIIWDHLKFSAEILPLYFKHNILSSFVSQLNNYGFRKIGVDHQWEYENPYFQAGSEYMLSNIKRRNQIPQKVKRRNPKKKGGGCCTVVTNANYDMERKLETLRDEIEISKIEIQKLKKQQEDMELLISTLQADVMNNARNESNSLLMILSEKGEEIFAQKMRAELEKNNSDDEIGEMRKSDHTHEPSVNKKHKIMTATN from the exons ATGATAACTGGAGACGTTGACGGTGGTGGAATGCGGCCAGCTTCACCAACTATGAGTGGGGATTTAGATATATCTGAGTGCTTAAAAGGGTTGATGGGGTGTATGCCACCTCCCTTTTTGCTCAAGACTTACAATATAGTGGATGATCCAAAAACCAACTCCATTATATCATGGAGTTCGTCGGGCACAAGCTTCATCATTTGGGATCATCTCAAATTCTCCGCAGAGATACTTCCTCTGTACTTTAAGCACAACATTTTGTCAAGCTTTGTATCTCAACTCAACAACTAT GGTTTCAGGAAAATCGGAGTGGATCATCAATGGGAGTATGAGAACCCGTATTTTCAAGCTGGGAGTGAATATATGCTCTCAAACATTAAGAGGCGTAACCAAATTCCCCAGAAAGTAAAGAGACGGAACCCAAAGAAAaagggaggtggttgttgtacAGTAGTTACCAATGCTAATTATGACATGGAAAGAAAATTGGAAACTTTGAGGGATGAAATAGAAATATCAAAGATTGAAATCCAGAAGCTTAAAAAACAACAAGAAGACATGGAACTCCTTATTTCAACCTTACAAGCCGACGTGATGAATAACGCGAGGAACGAGTCTAATAGTTTGCTGATGATTTTGTCTGAAAAGGGGGAAGAGATTTTTGCCCAGAAAATGAGGGCCGAACTTGAGAAAAATAACAGTGATGATGAAATCGGAGAAATGAGAAAATCTGATCATACACATGAACCTTCCGTTAACAAGAAACATAAGATCATGACTGCAACTAACTGA
- the LOC140836792 gene encoding protein TRANSPORT INHIBITOR RESPONSE 1-like isoform X2 — MDPNPKKPNISTPDSAISNGSTHTYSSFPDEVLEKVLSLIDSHKDRNSVSLVCKNWYNAERWTRTNLFIGNCYSVSPEIVAKRFPIIKSVRLKGKPRFSDFNMLPRDWGADVNPWLVMFAKVYPFLEELRLKRMTVSDESLELLAKSFPGFKVLSLSSCDGFSDDGLNAIATHCMNLTELNVQDNVTEDIGGGWLSCFPDDFVSLEILNFASLNSEVSFDTLERLVSRCKSLRVLKVNESVNLEQLQRLLALAPQLTELGTGSFMQELAPRQYEELEISFRNCKDLHALSGLWEVTSPYLPTLYGACAGLTFLNLSDAALQSVEFSKLLAHCPNLRRLWVVDTVEDKGLEAVGSSCPLLEELRVFPADPYDRHHRHGVTDWGFLAVSRGCRKLHYVLYFCRRMTNAAVVTIVQNCPDFTHFRLCIMNPGQPDYLTNEPMDEAFAAVAKTCTKLQRLSVSGLLTDLTFEYIGKYAKNLETLSVAFAGSSDWGMQCVLEGCPKLRKLEIRDSPFGNAALLSGLEKYERMRSLWMSACNLTMKGCMLLARKMPRLNVEVIKDEESDDSQADKVYVYRSIAGPRQDAPPFVLTL, encoded by the exons ATGGATCCAAACCCCAAGAAACCCAATATTTCAACACCAGATTCAGCTATCTCGAATGGATCAACTCATACCTACTCGTCATTCCCTGATGAAGTCTTGGAAAAAGTTCTCTCACTCATAGATTCACACAAGGACAGAAACTCAGTCTCCCTCGTCTGCAAGAATTGGTATAATGCAGAGAGATGGACAAGAACAAATCTGTTTATAGGCAACTGCTATTCTGTATCTCCTGAGATTGTTGCTAAAAGGTTTCCAATAATTAAAAGTGTTAGACTAAAAGGAAAACCTAGATTTTCTGATTTCAATATGTTACCCAGAGATTGGGGTGCTGATGTGAATCCTTGGCTGGTCATGTTTGCAAAAGTTTACCCTTTTTTGGAGGAGCTGAGGTTAAAGAGAATGACTGTTAGTGATGAGAGCTTGGAGCTCTTGGCTAAGTCATTTCCGGGCTTCAAGGTTTTATCTTTGTCAAGTTGCGATGGATTCAGCGATGATGGACTCAATGCCATTGCCACTCATTGCAT GAACTTGACGGAGCTCAACGTACAGGACAATGTAACTGAGGACATTGGTGGAGGTTGGCTAAGCTGCTTTCCAGATGACTTTGTCTCATTAGAAATACTAAATTTTGCTAGCCTTAATAGTGAGGTAAGTTTTGACACCCTTGAGAGGCTTGTTAGTCGATGCAAATCATTAAGAGTTCTGAAGGTCAATGAGAGTGTTAACTTGGAACAATTACAACGGCTCCTTGCACTTGCTCCTCAATTAACGGAACTTGGTACTGGCTCTTTCATGCAAGAACTTGCGCCTCGGCAATACGAAGAACTTGAGATTTCATTTAGAAATTGTAAAGATCTCCATGCTCTTTCGGGTTTATGGGAAGTCACCTCTCCCTATCTTCCTACTCTTTATGGAGCATGTGCCGGTTTGACTTTCTTGAACTTAAGCGATGCCGCTCTTCAAAGTGTCGAATTTTCAAAACTTCTTGCTCACTGCCCCAATTTACGACGCCTTTGG gTAGTCGATACAGTTGAAGACAAAGGGCTTGAGGCCGTTGGATCCAGCTGCCCCTTACTCGAAGAACTCCGAGTCTTCCCTGCTGATCCTTATGACAGGCATCATCGCCACGGGGTGACAGATTGGGGATTCTTGGCCGTCTCTCGTGGATGTCGCAAACTACACTATGTCCTCTACTTTTGCCGTCGGATGACTAATGCCGCTGTTGTGACTATAGTCCAGAACTGCCCAGACTTTACCCATTTCCGTCTTTGCATAATGAATCCAGGCCAGCCAGACTACCTTACAAATGAACCTATGGATGAAGCATTCGCAGCTGTGGCTAAAACTTGCACTAAACTTCAGAGGCTATCGGTTTCTGGCCTTCTGACTGATCTTACATTCGAGTATATTGGGAAGTATGCCAAAAATCTCGAGACTCTTTCTGTGGCTTTTGCTGGCAGCAGTGATTGGGGGATGCAGTGTGTTTTAGAAGGTTGTCCAAAGTTAAGAAAGCTCGAGATAAGAGATTCCCCATTTGGTAATGCTGCACTTCTATCTGGGCTCGAGAAATACGAGAGGATGCGGTCTTTGTGGATGTCTGCCTGTAATTTAACCATGAAGGGGTGCATGCTGCTAGCAAGGAAGATGCCAAGATTGAATGTTGAAGTAATCAAAGACGAGGAAAGTGATGACAGTCAAGCTGACAAAGTTTACGTGTATCGGTCCATAGCAGGGCCAAGACAAGATGCTCCTCCTTTTGTTCTCACTCTTTGA
- the LOC140836031 gene encoding LOW QUALITY PROTEIN: S-linalool synthase (The sequence of the model RefSeq protein was modified relative to this genomic sequence to represent the inferred CDS: deleted 1 base in 1 codon), producing MGSSLCLVQSLVFEVQKELFSDNINIQSFVSPSAYDTAWLAMIPAENLNRENQCRGGPMFESSLNWVINNQKEGGFWGESDVGGHLPTIDALPATLVCMVALKKWNRGLTNINKGLAFIESKTAEEILLKLYEYQNLPRWFVLVFTAAIELAEAAALEVVFQENLRGPIADIFFKRRQILSMENKALEKSETGSCHLPLLSYLEALPMSSIHDFDEQEITKRLNYDGSFFQSPSATARAFMATYNVNCLSYLESLVQNFPDGGVPAKYPVDEELINLCMVDHIQRLGLGELFHKEMDQILHRIHSDERQNYSIGDALPMKLFKDALTFRLLRMQGYYQNPESFCWFLNDAKVMVRMQENPEQFISAMYSVFTATDISFPGESKSDEARIFARIILQNATCSVRDFEDHNFVISNGLRNVMKYEMDVPWTARLDHLNHRKWIEESNKSPLWVGKASFYRLSCLDNKKLAQLAVENYEYRQSMYRQEMEEMKRWSEEGGLSKMGFGRDKTDYTYYAIAASACHPFNSIMRLAMAKSATIVVFADDFYDMEGSVSELHLLTTAIQRWEGEGLTGHSKTIFDALDDFINKFVANFPSHEGSKTVANLRKIWSETFTSWMVEKTWSLMGYVASMDEYLENATISVAIHTIALPTTSSFLKLSSSNGTQNLEYHEITKLLMAIARLLNDSQSYQKEEEEGKMNFVHLHMKQNPNPKACIEDSITHVNQILEEKMKEFMEHIFMEGDNSMPKSCRQLHLSCMKLFHMFYNSANNFDCDTALVDDIKKAIYLPIRKIHYM from the exons ATGGGATCCTCGTTGTGTTTAGTTCAGTCTTTAGTTTTTGAGGTTCAGAAAGAATTATTTTCAGACAATATCAATATCCAATCATTTGTTTCTCCATCTGCCTATGACACGGCTTGGTTAGCCATGATTCCTGCTGAAAATTTGAACAGGGAAAATCAATGCCGTGGTGGTCCTATGTTCGAGAGTTCCCTGAATTGGGTCATCAATAACCAAAAGGAAGGAGGGTTTTGGGGCGAAAGTGACGTAGGCGGCCATCTTCCCACCATTGATGCTCTGCCCGCAACTCTTGTTTGCATGGTTGCTCTTAAGAAGTGGAATCGAGGTCTTACAAATATAAATAAAG GGTTGGCATTTATCGAGTCTAAGACGGCGGAGGAGATTCTTCTCAAACTATATGAGTATCAGAATCTACCACGTTGGTTCGTCCTGGTTTTTACTGCGGCCATTGAATTGGCGGAGGCAGCGGCCTTGGAGGTTGTTTTCCAAGAAAACTTGAGAGGTCCAATTGCTGATATTTTCTTCAAGCGCCGCCAGATACTTTCAAT GGAAAATAAAGCTTTGGAAAAATCAGAAACTGGATCATGTCATCTTCCATTGCTTTCATACTTGGAGGCCTTGCCAATGTCTAGTATTCATGATTTTGATGAACAAGAAATAACAAAACGGCTCAACTACGATGGATCGTTTTTCCAATCGCCCTCGGCCACTGCTCGTGCATTTATGGCGACATACAACGTCAATTGCCTCTCATACCTAGAGTCACTCGTTCAAAATTTTCCTGATGGAGGAg TGCCGGCCAAATATCCCGTGGATGAAGAATTGATTAATCTTTGCATGGTTGATCACATACAAAGACTAGGGTTAGGTGAACTATTCCACAAGGAGATGGACCAGATACTGCATCGAATTCACag TGACGAAAGGCAGAACTACTCTATCGGAGACGCATTACCCATGAAATTATTCAAAGACGCATTGACTTTTAGGCTGCTGAGGATGCAAGGATATTACCAAAATCCAG AGAGCTTTTGTTGGTTTCTAAATGATGCAAAAGTGATGGTTCGCATGCAAGAGAATCCGGAGCAATTTATCAGTGCAATGTACAGTGTATTCACAGCCACAGACATATCATTTCCTGGAGAAAGCAAATCGGACGAGGCACGGATCTTTGCTAGGATTATACTGCAGAATGCTACCTGCAGTGTTCGA GATTTTGAAGATCACAATTTTGTTATTTCCAATGGACTTCGAAATGTG ATGAAATATGAAATGGATGTCCCATGGACGGCTCGTCTCGATCATCTTAACCATAGGAAGTGGATAGAAGAAAGCAACAAGAGTCCTTTGTGGGTTGGCAAGGCCTCGTTTTACAG GTTATCGTGCCTTGACAACAAGAAGTTAGCTCAACTTGCGGTGGAAAATTACGAATATCGGCAGTCGATGTACAGGCAAGAGATGGAAGAAATGAAAAG ATGGTCGGAGGAAGGGGGATTGAGTAAGATGGGATTTGGAAGAGATAAGACAGATTATACCTATTATGCTATTGCAGCATCCGCTTGCCATCCTTTCAATTCTATTATGAGATTGGCTATGGCGAAGTCTGCCACTATTGTCGTCTTTGCAGACGACTTCTATGACATGGAAGGATCTGTAAGCGAGTTACACCTCTTGACAACAGCTATTCAAAG gTGGGAAGGGGAGGGTTTAACTGGCCATAGTAAGACCATCTTTGATGcccttgatgattttatcaatAAATTTGTAGCAAATTTCCCATCACATGAAGGAAGCAAAACAGTGgcaaatttaagaaaaatt TGGAGTGAAACCTTCACATCGTGGATGGTGGAAAAGACATGGAGCCTGATGGGATATGTTGCATCCATGGATGAATATCTCGAAAATGCAACCATATCGGTTGCAATTCACACCATTGCTCTTCCAACAACATCCAGTTTCTTGAAACTAAGCTCCTCGAATGGAACTCAAAATCTTGAATATCACGAGATCACCAAATTGCTCATGGCCATTGCCCGTTTGCTGAATGACTCTCAAAGCTATCAA aaagaagaagaagaagggaAAATGAACTTTGTGCATCTCCACATGAAACAAAACCCGAATCCGAAAGCCTGTATCGAAGATTCAATTACGCATGTGAATCAGATTCTTGAAGAGAAAATGAAAGAATTCATGGAACACATTTTCATGGAAGGTGACAATAGTATGCCAAAATCGTGCAGACAACTTCACTTATCTTGCATGAAACTGTTTCATATGTTTTACAACTCTGCCAACAATTTTGATTGCGACACAGCGCTTGTTGACGACATCAAGAAAGCCATTTACCTTCCTATTCGGAAAATCCATTACATGTAA